Proteins encoded by one window of Salmonirosea aquatica:
- a CDS encoding aspartate carbamoyltransferase catalytic subunit: MAQLSVRHLLGVKNLTENDIHTILDTATQFKEVINRPIKKVPSLRDITIANVFFENSTRTRLSFELAEKRLSADVVNFSASGSSVKKGETLLDTVNNILAMKVDMIVMRHSSPGAPHYLSTRISANVVNAGDGTHEHPTQALLDAFSMREKLGDLKGRKIAIIGDILHSRVALSNIFCLQKLGAEVMVCGPATLIPKYLPELGVKVGHDVRTALRWCDVANVLRIQLERQQIKYFPSLREYSLYFGINKAMLDELDREIVLMHPGPINRGVELSSDAADSSHSIILNQVENGVAVRMAVLYLLAQQ, translated from the coding sequence ATGGCACAACTTTCGGTTCGGCATTTACTAGGCGTCAAGAATCTCACAGAAAACGACATTCATACGATATTAGATACCGCGACCCAGTTCAAAGAAGTGATCAATCGCCCGATCAAGAAGGTGCCCTCCCTACGCGACATTACCATTGCCAACGTTTTTTTCGAAAATTCCACCCGTACCCGTCTGTCGTTCGAGCTGGCCGAGAAGCGGCTTTCGGCGGATGTGGTCAATTTTTCGGCCTCCGGCAGCTCGGTCAAAAAAGGAGAAACCTTGCTCGATACGGTCAATAATATTTTGGCCATGAAGGTAGACATGATCGTGATGCGGCACAGTAGCCCGGGTGCTCCGCATTATTTGTCTACCCGGATTTCGGCCAATGTGGTTAATGCGGGTGATGGTACCCATGAACATCCCACCCAGGCTTTGCTCGACGCCTTCTCGATGCGCGAAAAACTGGGTGATCTGAAAGGCCGTAAAATTGCCATCATCGGGGATATCCTGCATTCCAGGGTAGCGCTTTCGAATATTTTCTGTTTACAGAAGCTAGGTGCCGAGGTGATGGTATGTGGTCCCGCGACGCTCATTCCCAAGTACCTGCCCGAACTGGGCGTGAAGGTAGGCCATGATGTACGCACCGCCCTCCGCTGGTGCGATGTCGCCAATGTGCTGCGTATTCAACTGGAACGGCAGCAGATCAAGTATTTCCCTTCGCTGCGTGAGTACTCACTGTACTTTGGCATCAACAAAGCCATGCTCGATGAACTCGACCGCGAGATCGTGCTGATGCATCCCGGCCCCATCAATCGTGGCGTGGAACTCTCCTCGGATGCCGCCGATTCGTCCCATTCCATTATCCTGAATCAGGTAGAGAATGGCGTGGCCGTGCGCATGGCCGTGCTGTATTTGCTGGCGCAGCAGTAG
- a CDS encoding DUF3575 domain-containing protein, with translation MRKCLLGVLFVCSLASAYAQVPSPDTLGSVIILKVTPLALFDLDNTVQAGIEVPLWNPAWTVQQEVGYGHSAFNLWHVERDEHPHRETWRSRSQIRYYFHKRNQQSAYIAGEYLFKKNSEEQFESVGYDCTGGRFNQQCAYFKNQDTHLGRFVNAFHIKWGGQIVMGERWLMDIYLGLGIRALNVRYLGLPRNTRSDDQVDFFSIRTDIPGRYRPTGSLSMGFHFGYRL, from the coding sequence ATGAGAAAATGTCTGTTAGGGGTACTTTTTGTGTGCAGCCTGGCTTCGGCATACGCCCAGGTACCTAGCCCCGACACGCTGGGTTCGGTGATTATCCTGAAAGTCACGCCGCTGGCGCTGTTCGATCTGGACAATACGGTGCAGGCAGGCATCGAGGTACCTTTGTGGAACCCCGCCTGGACGGTACAGCAGGAGGTAGGTTATGGGCACTCGGCCTTCAATCTTTGGCATGTAGAAAGAGACGAGCATCCCCACCGCGAAACCTGGCGCTCCCGCTCCCAGATCCGCTACTACTTCCACAAGCGCAACCAGCAAAGTGCCTACATAGCCGGAGAGTACCTTTTCAAAAAAAATAGCGAAGAACAATTTGAAAGTGTAGGGTACGACTGCACCGGTGGCCGGTTCAATCAGCAGTGTGCCTATTTCAAGAACCAGGATACGCATCTGGGACGTTTTGTGAATGCTTTCCATATCAAATGGGGCGGTCAGATCGTCATGGGCGAGCGTTGGCTGATGGATATATATCTGGGCCTGGGCATCCGGGCGCTGAATGTGAGGTACCTGGGCTTGCCCCGGAACACCAGAAGCGATGACCAGGTCGATTTTTTCAGTATCCGCACCGACATCCCCGGCCGCTACCGTCCTACGGGCAGTTTGTCGATGGGTTTCCATTTCGGATATCGACTTTAA
- a CDS encoding LVIVD repeat-containing protein, translated as MKNSTLRIVMYLMVIGSATFAISGCDSVSRSADISPGSQTGTGGSMARFAITGNTLYIVTRQSLDVYDITQPDQPVKATKTDLGVGIETIFPYKNNLFVGANDGMYIFENAQPQSPRLLTKYTHVMSCDPVVVQGIYAYVTLRNATVCRQFVSRSTLDVVDISNLSSPQLKTSLPMESPYGLGADGNRLFVGEGTRGLKLFDISNPEQPVLKEFREDIPTYDVIPYRSTLIITGEQGIYQYRYDDKDQFDFLSKIPVE; from the coding sequence ATGAAAAACAGTACCCTGCGAATTGTAATGTACCTAATGGTCATCGGGAGTGCGACTTTTGCGATCTCGGGTTGCGATTCTGTCTCGCGCTCTGCCGATATCTCACCAGGTTCTCAGACGGGCACAGGCGGTTCCATGGCGCGCTTTGCCATTACGGGTAATACTCTTTATATCGTGACTCGGCAAAGCCTCGATGTCTATGATATTACCCAGCCCGATCAACCCGTAAAAGCGACCAAAACGGATTTGGGCGTGGGAATAGAAACCATTTTTCCCTACAAAAACAACCTGTTTGTTGGGGCCAACGACGGGATGTACATTTTTGAAAATGCGCAGCCCCAATCGCCCCGCCTGCTTACCAAATATACCCACGTAATGAGCTGCGATCCGGTGGTAGTGCAGGGTATCTATGCCTACGTAACGTTGCGCAACGCGACGGTCTGTCGGCAGTTCGTTTCCCGCTCGACGCTTGATGTGGTGGATATCTCCAACCTTTCCAGTCCACAGCTGAAAACCAGCTTGCCGATGGAATCGCCCTACGGCCTGGGGGCAGATGGAAACCGGCTTTTTGTGGGTGAAGGTACCCGGGGGCTGAAACTCTTCGATATTTCCAACCCCGAGCAGCCTGTTTTGAAAGAATTCCGGGAAGACATACCTACCTATGATGTGATTCCGTACCGCTCCACGCTGATCATCACGGGCGAGCAGGGGATTTATCAGTACCGTTATGACGACAAGGACCAGTTCGATTTCCTCAGTAAAATTCCGGTGGAATGA
- a CDS encoding LVIVD repeat-containing protein — protein MKKNYFLLFGILAVMAGCEPVRDEVPNGPVFDNTAYRPVYATQAELTKIETQEPRPLRKPGKIYVKGDYLFVNELGEGIHVIDNSDPAKPEKIAFLSILANYDMAVKGNYLYADNGRDLVVFDISNPTAIKTVKRIGQAIPQYDFPPFQNIYFECVDSKKGFVVSWEKVSVSAPPACFR, from the coding sequence GAGCCTGTCCGTGATGAGGTTCCCAATGGACCTGTATTTGACAACACCGCTTACCGACCCGTCTATGCTACCCAGGCGGAACTGACCAAAATAGAGACCCAGGAACCCCGCCCTCTGCGGAAGCCGGGTAAAATCTACGTCAAGGGCGACTATTTGTTTGTAAATGAACTGGGCGAAGGGATTCATGTGATCGACAATAGTGATCCTGCTAAGCCAGAGAAGATAGCTTTTCTCAGTATCCTAGCCAACTATGATATGGCCGTGAAAGGCAACTACCTCTATGCCGACAATGGTCGCGACCTGGTGGTATTTGATATTAGTAATCCTACGGCGATCAAGACGGTAAAAAGAATCGGGCAGGCGATACCACAGTACGATTTTCCTCCATTCCAGAATATCTACTTTGAGTGTGTGGATAGCAAAAAAGGATTTGTAGTAAGCTGGGAGAAAGTGTCGGTTTCGGCGCCGCCAGCCTGTTTCCGTTAA